The Anas acuta chromosome 2, bAnaAcu1.1, whole genome shotgun sequence genomic interval TGTTTTTTAGATGCGCAGCTACACGCCGAGTCAGGCAGGTGCCCACTTCCCTGACACGCAGGTGAGAGCGGTGTGCTGACACATCGCCCTGCTGTGCTGCCGTGATGTACAAATCCACACAGCACGGCCAAAGGATCGCTTATTTCATACACTCGAGTGCACCCAGCACATGgtaactgaaatatttacagacaTCAGTAAACTGTGCTGCAGCGTAGCTAGGTGTTGCAGTCAAGTataatttgcattttacagGTTTTCCTTGTCTTCAGTAGTCTACGGAAATGCAGGGTTTGGATGTTGGTCCAGAGTCCCAGCTATTCGGGGACTGAATTGGGAAGCAGTGGTCATGCAAACAAATGGGCTTGGCAGAGGTGTGGGTGCAGCTCCAATTCCTTTGCAGAAACTCACGTGGTTTTCTTGCAAGCTAGAAGGTAGCTTAGGTGTATTGTTTGCTTCCTCGGTGCTGGCGTTTCCCAAATTACAGTTAAACATTCTTGCTCAGGCTCAATGAAGATTAGATAATTAATACAAGTCTGCAATACAGACTTGGGGGTAGATGGGTGAAGGGGCTTGCCAGACCACTCAAGAAGTTGctcaagcagagcaggctgattACACAACCCTTGGTGCCGACTGCTTTTTCTGCAGGATAAAAAGCAGCTTCATAGTTTcatagtttattattttttccttgtgttttcctccttttgttaTATTACTAGAATAGTACTATGAAATACATGATTTTTTGCATTTACATTAAAAGtattattatgtattatttgaaaaaaaaaacaaaacacttgagaaacctctttttatttcctcttttttttctttttttaacatgctTACAGAATTGTAGGTGATGATGATGGAGGAAAAATCTTTACTCCTGAGGAATATGAGGAGTACAAAAGAAAAGTGTTACCCATTCGGTTACAAAACAGGTTGTATGTGAGCTGGAGATCACCAACTGGCATGGACTGTAAGCTTGTTGGACCAGAGACACTGTGCTTTTGTACTCACCGGTAAGCttcttgtctttttctgcactgatgtgtttttcttaaattagggaaatataaaaatattccagattCAATGAAGTACAGCATAGACAAGTTATTTTAAGGTATAAAGGTTCAGAAAATCAGGTTTTAagtaataagatttttttttaaaatctaaatctaaataacctttttctgaaatcagaacAATTTTGTAGTCTTCAATAAATTAATCTTTAAGGCATGAATTATTGTAGATCAGCTTGGTTCTGATAGTGTTATCAAAATGAAACATAAGGATCTGTAATCTTCATACAATGGATGTAAAAGCATCTGATATTCTGtatctaaataaaaattagtaagTAGCAGTAATTAAGATAATTACAGATACTTCATCCCAGAACTTGTAAGCTAAGCCCTTCAGTTAGTTTTGTGATAAATACTAACAAGGTTATACAAGTTACTACTTTTGCCTGTTTTAGGTATAAACAACACAAAACGGACTACGAAGTGATTCCCAAGGACCGTCCTATTTGTGTGCCGTGTCGAGTGAGCCGCTGTCAGTGCCAGTCCTATCACTACGTTCCTCTAAACGGCACACAGCCCATCCGCTGTAGATGCAAACACTTTGCTGATCAGCACAGTGCAGCACCTGGATTTTCATGTAATTCTTGTAAGTTACACATCTTTACTGGTAAACTTAACCAGGAGCTGTATTCTCCCCAGAGTACTAGGTCTGCCCTCCGCTGTTAACTGATGCAcgttctgatttttgcagaaggATGGGAGATAGGAGGGGTCTTTTCCTGCACAGCCTTTTGCACAGAAAGATCTAGAACATCCTTAGTTCTCCAATTTCTGTGAGGGACTGTAAACTTCCTCAGCGATTAGGTTAAGTACATGGGGAGTCTAACCACCTAAAATCAGGCAGTATGAAAACATGCCATTTGCATTGTGTCCCTTCCACTGCTGCATGCATCTGACTTTTTTGCCTGAATTTGGTAGCTTGAAAGAGAGAAGCGCTCATCTCTATTCCTCTTAGTGCCTGGTTGAATATAACATTAGGGTATTTTTCTCAACTCAGTAGGAAGTAGGGCACTGTTCCTAAATAGTACTATTGCTAACAGTCTAAGAAAGCAGTTCCCAAAAATGGTGATTGTGGGTCCAGAAATGCAAATGGCAATGAAATTTTAAGCAAAATGTTTGGTAGGCAGTAAGAGGGAGCTTTTTGCTTCACTTGATCGAGAGGCAGCAGTAATTATTAACCACTGAGATTAAATAATTcataaagatgtttttctgtgaaacttCAAATTATGCAAGCTGAAGATTTTTTGTTATAATTCTATAATATTAGTACATTTCTCTCATGAAGTCTGTTTAATGGgcactgtaaaataataataatcagctTTTGCTGGATGAGATGAGAATCATATCCCAcagaataaacataaaatatttatatgacaGCCTTTCAAGAATTTTCTCTAGGTAATGCGTAAGGCTTAAATGCACCATTGGATGATTCAAACGGAACCCTCAGAACAAAACGTTTTTAATGATCATTTACATTATGCACTTTTTGTGGTGTTCCTCAAAAACACCAGGCACTTCTGAGAGCTTCAAAGATTATGCAAAGAAATGCCAAGACTTGCTTCAGTTTTGGActtgtgttgttttattgtaCTGGCACTAGTCTAGCCCAGTTGTCTAAATGTAATGTGGTAAATAAATTAGAGATGTAATATCAGTAACATtgaaaaaacactgctgttgcACTTTATCTTATCTACTGTGTTCTGTATCAGAGTAAGAACTCAATTGCTAAGGAATGCCCCAAATGAAGTAAACAAACCTTTGACAATTTTAGGAATGTGATTCTTAAGCATATTATAcaggtctttaaaaaacaaaaaacaaacaaacaaaaaccttccttGGTGCTCTGCAAAATGAGCTGTAACTGGGGTTGGTTAGAGGCACTTTGTAAATAGGTTTGTAATGTAGACTAATATGAACAATGAAACACTTGCAACtctgcaatttctttttcacatcactgctccagcagggctttAGTAATGTTTAGTCTTAGCCATAGTTGGGGCAGATCTATTTCTGTACCCTGTCTTTCTGAATGTGACTTGCCATTTGTATAACCATTGCAGTTTTATCTAATGGCTatgcaaaacttaaaaaaaaacaacagagagagaCAGTCCAATGGTACTCCTGTGTAGCACCTCCTTTGCTGTTAGGTTCTGTTTCATACTGGGATAATTTtgctaattttaaaatctgtttaaatttGATGATTTTTATCATACATTGTGATGAGAAGTTTTCTGGCCATGCAGCATTGACACCTGCTGTGCCCAGTTGGAGATAATGCCACCAAAATGCTGGCAGCTTGTCTTTTCTACCcagtgacagattttttttgtttttatttttcatcagaggagggaaagagaagggtGTTACTAATGGCAGTGGACGCAAGTTGCAACATAAAAAGTCCAAATAAAtattaggaaagaaaagttCAATCCAAGGGTAGCCCAGCACTGGTCCatgctgcccagagaggctgtgaaatCTCCGTCTTTGGAGATTCTCAAAGCTTGACTGGATGAGACCCTGAGACTGCATGACCCTGTGATCTAATCCCCACATTCACGCCTTCTGTTTTATAATGCGTTTTTGTACTGGGATGAAATGAGGCTGTGAAAGGCTTCAGCAAAGAAAGCTGATTACTTTGCCCCAGATCTTGTACAAGTCTCCAGTTTTTGACAATATCAGTTTTGGGAAATACTGTTTTGTCTGCTATGAGGTACAAATTCCATTATCATCTCACTCATAACATTCATTATTTGTTAATTAGGTTCCAAGTGTTCGGGATTTCACAGTTGCTTTACCTGTGGATGTGGTCAGCCAACATATGCACATGAAACCGTTGTGGAAACTAAACAGGAGAGGTTAGCCCAAGGAAAGCCTGTGGGGCAGGACGTTCCTTACGCTGCTATGGGAGGACTGACTGGTTTTAGCTCACTAGCAGAAGGCTACATGAGGCTTGATGACAGCGGAATAGGTAAGTGCAGCTGACCTGAGATGAAATTTGATTTCTACAACTAGGTATTTTTGAAAAGTAGGCATTCAACATAGACTTTCAGAGTCTGAAGGTGAACTGGATCAATAAGAGTAAGActtaaagacagattttttttttcttttccagctgtgaCCATCCTGTCCAGTTTCCTGtatctttataaaaaaaaaaataattaaaaaaatatctataattTTGGTGTTCAGCACAGTAGCTTCTCATTGAACTGGAGCATATCTTTTAGAAAGAACACCGTAACTACTGTTTtctcttaatattttaatttttatttacattaatcCTTTAACCTAATACTGCCGAAGTCTTCCTCAATAAAGTCATAGATGAATAGCTGTtcaggacaaaaacaaaaaaaaaaaaaggaaaatctctcCTGCTCTAAGTTTTTGTGTCATGTAGTAATGAACTCATTTTATCCtgagtgttttatttattatttccttatACACACCATTTATTTCTCAAATTCTGATCTGCTTTCGTGGGTTTGAAGTTTAGAAACTATAGCATAGCAGTAGAAAGTAAAGAAccaaagtttttaatttcttttgaagctattttctgtagcatttttctTAACTCATGTTTATTTGGTTTGCACAGAGTGTTCATAGGAATCTGTACCTTTGTTTTGACACCATCATGTATATTTTCAATGCACCttgcaaagtgatttttttttttttaattcaactCATTATTTAACAGGGGCTCCTTCTGCTGAACTTCTAGAATCCCCTGTAACCAGCATGGATCATCCATTTCTAAAAGCATTTGAGGGACCTTCTAGTTCTGCTCAAACCATCTCACAGATAGCAGGTGATAAATTAGTAGGATAATACTTCTTTCACCATAAAGATATCATATAAAATTATTTGGTTCTATTAATGACTTttaatatgtttagggataaaaattaaaggtaaatattaaaatgagcGTTGAAGCCTAATTTAAAGATAGTATAATTCTCCTGTCCTAGAAGTGCTTAGAATAACTACGTTTTTACTGCTTATTATTTTGGTCACGATGtgcttttaaagtaaaatatatatgtatttagtATTTTGTATCTTCCCTATTAATGGTGTCACTTATTTGTTGgatacatttgtttgtttgtttgtttgtttgttttaatttcgATTCCTACTAGAAGCTCATATCTGAGTAGTACAGATTCAGTTCAATCCTGTGAAACTGCCTTCTGCTAGAAAGTCTTCTGCATGGAATTAGGGATCGGTTATGCTTACTTTATGTTTCTTAtttagtgtaaat includes:
- the FAM221A gene encoding protein FAM221A isoform X2; translation: MERLRAEAAALDEYAEYRRIVGDDDGGKIFTPEEYEEYKRKVLPIRLQNRLYVSWRSPTGMDCKLVGPETLCFCTHRYKQHKTDYEVIPKDRPICVPCRVSRCQCQSYHYVPLNGTQPIRCRCKHFADQHSAAPGFSCNSCSKCSGFHSCFTCGCGQPTYAHETVVETKQERLAQGKPVGQDVPYAAMGGLTGFSSLAEGYMRLDDSGIGAPSAELLESPVTSMDHPFLKAFEGPSSSAQTISQIAGCSTATMQVSHEGRSEEDDMAYFEKRYQERLKKEKAAKQTEKSPVRSKKP
- the FAM221A gene encoding protein FAM221A isoform X1; the protein is MCLLQASGDHQDDASRGTQRGFWCQQGSHRAVVRIVGDDDGGKIFTPEEYEEYKRKVLPIRLQNRLYVSWRSPTGMDCKLVGPETLCFCTHRYKQHKTDYEVIPKDRPICVPCRVSRCQCQSYHYVPLNGTQPIRCRCKHFADQHSAAPGFSCNSCSKCSGFHSCFTCGCGQPTYAHETVVETKQERLAQGKPVGQDVPYAAMGGLTGFSSLAEGYMRLDDSGIGAPSAELLESPVTSMDHPFLKAFEGPSSSAQTISQIAGCSTATMQVSHEGRSEEDDMAYFEKRYQERLKKEKAAKQTEKSPVRSKKP